Part of the Streptomyces sp. f51 genome is shown below.
CACGCCAGCTGCGCCGACTGCGGGAGGCCGCCGCGCTGCCCCAAGTACGGCTCCAGGTACTGCCGTTCGCCGCCGGGGCGCACATCGGAGTAACCGGCCCTTTCGTTATTTTCTCATTTCCGAACACAACCGATCTGGATGTGGTTGTTCTCGACCACTTGACGAGTAGCCTCTATCTCGAACGGAAAGAAGACCTCCAGGCCTACACCGAGGCCTTCAACGCCCTTCAGTTCCACGCACTTTCGCCCGAGGACTCGTCGGACTACATCGCCGCGATAGGTGACGCCGCGTAAGGAGGCACGTCATGCCCGCAATGCCTCGGTACGTACCTTCCAGCACTTCACTGCGCCATGTGCGATGGCTGCGCAGCAGCCGCAGTACCGGGATGAACAACTGCGTCGAGACCGCGCGCCCGAGCACCGGACCCTGGTCCGGAATGGTCGCCGTGCGCGATTCCAAGAACACCGCGGGACCCGCCCTGCTGTTCACCCCGGCCGTCTGGGAGGGGTTCATCACCGGGCTGAACTGACCCCGCACGGTTCACCGCTCCACCGCCTCACCGGCCGGCCACCCCTGCACACGACCGGCCGCGCGCTCGACCCGCTCGTCGAACCATCGCTCCACTGATTCACTGATTCACCGGTTCACCGGTTCACCGGTTCCGGCTGATCACGTCCACCGCGTGCTCGATCTGCTCCTCGGTGAGGTCCGCGCGGGCCGTCAGCCGCAGCCGCGAAACACCGTCGGGCACCGACGGGGGACGGAAACAGCCGACCGCGAGGCCCGCCTCGCGACAGTCGGCCGCCCATCGCACCGCCCGTTCGGGGGACGGTGCCCGCACGGAGACCACCGCCGCGTCCGGCCGTACCGCGGACAGACCCTCCGCCGTCAGCCGCGTGTGCAGAGCCGTGGCCACCTCGCGCGCCCGTGCCGCCCGCCCGGGCTCACGGCGCAGCAGCCGCAGCGCCGACAGCGCCGCGCCCGCCGCCGCGGGCGCCAGACCGGTGTCGAAGATGAAGGTGCGCGCGGCGTTGATCAGATGGTCGATGACCGCGGCCGGGCCGAGGACGGCGCCGCCCTGGCTCCCGAGCGACTTCGAGAGCGTGACGGTCACGACGACGTCCGGGTCCCCCGCGAGCCCCGCGGCGTACGGAGCGCCCCTGCCGCCGTCGCCGAGGACACCGAGTCCGTGCGCGTCGTCCACGATCAGCCCGGCGCCGTACTCCCGGCAGGCGAGGGCGAGTTCGGCGAGCGGGGCCGCGTCGCCGTCCACCGAGAAGACCGTGTCGGAGACGGTGACGGCCGGTCCTTCGTGGGTGCCGAGCGCCTTGCGCACGGCCTCGGGGTCCGTGTGGGAGACGACCTGTGTGGTGCCGCGGGCGAGCCGGCAGCCGTCGATCAGGGAGGCGTGGTTCCCGGCGTCCGAGACGACCAGCGAGCCGTGCGGCGCGAGCGCGGTGACGGCGGCGAGGTTGGCCGCGTAGCCCGAGGACAGGACGAGCGCGGACTCGAAACCGCAGAAGTCGGCCAGTTCGCGTTCCAGCTCGGTGTGGAGTTCGGTGGTGCCGGTGACGAGCCGCGAGCCGGTCGCACCGCCGCCCCACCGGCGCGCGGCCTCGGCCGCTCCCTCGATGACCTCCGGATGGCGGGCGAGCCCGAGGTAGTCGTTGCTCGCTAGATCGAGGAGGGGCGAGTGGGCGGGACGGGGCCGCAGCGTACGCACGAGTCCGGCCCGGCGGCGCGCCTCGGCCTGTTCGTCGATCCAGCCGAACGCCATGTGTCCTCCGGGTCTCGCCACGCCTGCGGTGTCGGTGATTTGTAGGCTGTGCACAGACCCTAGCGGGCGCTCCGGCGGCGCATGATGTGGCAATACCCACACGTCGAACCATCTCTGTTGTGCAAACTCTCCTTGGCCGGGAGCGGTCGCATGGTCCAGGATCGGACCTCATGGACCTGCTGAACACGCTGGTGGACAAGGGGCTTCGGCGCGAGCTGCCGACCCGCGACGAGGCGCTGGCCGTACTGGCCACCTCCGACGACGATGTACTGGACGTCGTGGCCGCGGCCGGAAAGGTACGCCGACACTGGTTCGGCCGACGGGTGAAACTGAACTATCTCGTCAACCTGAAGTCGGGCCTGTGCCCGGAGGACTGCTCGTACTGCTCGCAGCGTCTCGGCTCCACGGCCGGCATCCTCAAGTACAGCTGGCTCAAGCCCGAGGAGGCCTCCAAGGCCGCGGCGGCCGGGCTGGCCGGCGGTGCCAAGCGGGTCTGTCTGGTGGCCAGCGGGCGCGGTCCGAGCGACCGTGACGTGGACCGGGTCTCCGACACGATCAAGGCGATCAAGGACCAGAACGAGAACGTCGAGGTGTGCGCCTGCCTCGGTCTGCTCTCCGACGGTCAGGCCGAGCGGCTGCGCGAGGCGGGCGCGGACGCCTACAACCACAACCTGAACACGTCCGAGGGGACGTACGGGGAGATCACGACCACCCACACGTACGCCGACCGGGTGGACACGGTCCAGAAGGCGCACGCGGCGGGGCTGTCCGCCTGCTCGGGTCTGATCGCGGGCATGGGCGAGTCGGACGAGGACCTCGTGGACGTCGTGTTCGCGCTGCGCGAGCTCGACCCCGACTCCGTTCCGGTGAACTTCCTGATCCCGTTCGAGGGAACCCCCCTGGCCAAGGAGTGGAACCTCACCCCGCAGCGCTGTCTGCGCATCCTCGCGATGGTCCGCTTCGTCTGCCCCGACGTCGAGGTCCGTATCGCCGGCGG
Proteins encoded:
- a CDS encoding 8-amino-7-oxononanoate synthase encodes the protein MAFGWIDEQAEARRRAGLVRTLRPRPAHSPLLDLASNDYLGLARHPEVIEGAAEAARRWGGGATGSRLVTGTTELHTELERELADFCGFESALVLSSGYAANLAAVTALAPHGSLVVSDAGNHASLIDGCRLARGTTQVVSHTDPEAVRKALGTHEGPAVTVSDTVFSVDGDAAPLAELALACREYGAGLIVDDAHGLGVLGDGGRGAPYAAGLAGDPDVVVTVTLSKSLGSQGGAVLGPAAVIDHLINAARTFIFDTGLAPAAAGAALSALRLLRREPGRAARAREVATALHTRLTAEGLSAVRPDAAVVSVRAPSPERAVRWAADCREAGLAVGCFRPPSVPDGVSRLRLTARADLTEEQIEHAVDVISRNR
- a CDS encoding DUF397 domain-containing protein, coding for MPAMPRYVPSSTSLRHVRWLRSSRSTGMNNCVETARPSTGPWSGMVAVRDSKNTAGPALLFTPAVWEGFITGLN
- the bioB gene encoding biotin synthase BioB, whose product is MDLLNTLVDKGLRRELPTRDEALAVLATSDDDVLDVVAAAGKVRRHWFGRRVKLNYLVNLKSGLCPEDCSYCSQRLGSTAGILKYSWLKPEEASKAAAAGLAGGAKRVCLVASGRGPSDRDVDRVSDTIKAIKDQNENVEVCACLGLLSDGQAERLREAGADAYNHNLNTSEGTYGEITTTHTYADRVDTVQKAHAAGLSACSGLIAGMGESDEDLVDVVFALRELDPDSVPVNFLIPFEGTPLAKEWNLTPQRCLRILAMVRFVCPDVEVRIAGGREVHLRTLQPLALHLANSIFLGDYLTSEGQAGKADLEMIADAGFEVENAGEVTLPEHRAPSDGGCGSHAEAGCDSHAQEGCGSHGAAGCGSHAGSGCGSQEGGGVCGSAPEAPAEAPADARTDLVSVRRRGAGTDLAPNA